In Oryctolagus cuniculus chromosome 18, mOryCun1.1, whole genome shotgun sequence, the DNA window GCCCAGAGGTGGCAGCTCCCGGCCGCTGtcccctgggccctgctcacTCGAGCACAGGTGTCCACCGGTGAGGGCGCCCAAGCCGGGCAGGTGCCACCCCCATGAGGGTGGAGGCCCCAGCCGGACCCGGGCCGGCTCAGCAAGACGGGATGAGTGTGCCGGCGACCAGACAACCAGGCTGAGCTGGGTCCCCAGAGCCCCACTGGGGCCCTActgtgggcaggggcggggggcgtcCCGGGCCGGGAGCATCCGGCTTCGCGTCAGCCCGTGTGGGGTGGAGCCTGTAGTCTGGACTCCCTCCGAGGCCGCTTCCCAGCAGGGAAAGTGagtggtgctggggcccaggcccaCCACCTCCCCGGCCGTGCTGGAGGCAGCGCTGGGCCGCCTGCTGCCCGTGGGGGAGATGCCTGCctctgagccccagtttcctCCTCTGCACAGTGGGGCGAAGAGAAACCCTGGTCACAGGCCTCCGCCGTCAGACTCCCGGGCGCCCCGGCGGCACCAGACTCCGAGGCCCGCGCTGGAGCAGGGAAGAGCCCGCGGCCCTGCCCCGGGACGTTCGTGGGACGCAGGGCACCGTCGCGGTCACGTGCTCCTGCGTAGGCAGTGCACTGGCCCTCATTCCCTCATCCGCGCTTCGTCCTGTAGGAGCCGGAGGGCTTCCTGGGGCGCTGTGGCTGCTTCGCTCGTTAGCCCAACCCCGCGTTTCCCGCACCTAATTAAACCGGGCGCTCCTGACGGCCCCAGCCCCGCACccggaggccagagctgtgcgttTTGCGCGGGGTGCACACGTCAGGCACTTAGTAACGGCCTGCGGGTTCCCCCAGGTGCGGCCGCTCCACCCGTCGCGTGCGAAGGCGCACGTGCACATGCGGTGGGggcagagagtgggggtggggcagccggAAGCACTTCCCGGCAGAGAGCTCTGAGCTGAGCCGGGCCTGGTGCGCTTGAGCCTGGAGTGGCAGGCCAGGACAAGGCTGGAGGGCCGGGCTGGGGCTCCCGGAGCCCGGGGAGGGGCTTGGGCCTTTGTCTTGGGAACGGCCCTCCTGGCCGTGCGTGACAACATGGAAAATGGCCGAGGGCCGGATTgcgagtgggggtgggggtccctgtgATGGGCTTGTCTCGCGAGACCCCAATTCCCTGAAGCGTCCCCGTGAGAGCTGGGGCTCTGGGCCCGGGGGTCCGTgatgcggggggagggggagtccctGGCTCCGTGCCTGCTGTTCAGGAGAGGGCAAGGGGGAAGTGACGGCCACCctgcggggtgggggccggggggggCAGCCTGCCGAGGCGTCCCGCTCGGGAGCTGTGCCCGGGGCTGCTGACTGCTGGCTTCCAGGGGAGCCAGCTGTGTCGGGACAGCTGCTCTGAGCGGCCAGGATTAACTGTCCCGGGAGCCACGAGGCacggctcacacacacacacaacgcagGCGCACACAGAAAcccagcccccaggccagccAGGGCTTCCCGGCGCAGGCCCAGTGCCCTGACCTGGAGGTCCCGCAGCTTCTGCCCCTGGAAGCCGTCCAccgcctcctgcagctgctgcgTGGTGCGGCTGGCGTCCCCCGAGGCTCTCTGCAGGCTGCTCTCGGCCTGGCCCGGGGACACGGGGAGGCCACGTCACGGCCAGGGTTCCGGCCCTTTGCCGCCATTCTAGAAGGCCCGAGACCCCGTGTCCTGCGCTCGGGACACCTCTCCTGCCTCACAAGGCGGACGCCCAGGGCGGCTCCCTTGCGTGTGGCTGTGGGGGCAGGCACTGGACTGGACAGACCTGCTTGCCAGCTCGCTCAGCCCTGGCCGCAGACCAGGGCGGTCAGGACACCGGCTCTGCTGCGTGGCTGCGGGGACTCATTGGTGCCCACAGGGTCGCCCCTTCCTCTGGTCCACGTCCGGTGCCACACGTGGGGCAGGGGGACTCCGGGAGTGCGACTCGGACGGTGCGGGAGCTGAGCGCAGGGCCTGCCCTCGGGCGGCTGTGGCGTTGTCTGCGTGACCTgtgccagcctcaggccctcctcAAAGTGGGGACCTGGGCGTGAGTGCTGGGCTGAGGCAGGCGAGCGAGCTGGCGTCCAGGACACCCCGGCAGAGGCCTAGACGTGCGCTCCACACCAGTCCGCGTGGACGCTCCGGGGGTCCCAGGCAGGAGCTCAGGTCAGGCTGCACACCACGCGGCTCGGGGCGGCGACCCCCACCCCGGCACTGTTGCGCTGTGAATTGTGGGGGTCTGGCGCTCCCTTGTCGTCCCCCCATGAGGGCCGTGTCGAGGCCGGGTGCTGGCCACCTCCGACCTCAGTCAGCTGTGTGCCCTGCTGCATGCAGCTGGAGCCGGGAGGGGCCCCTGGTGCCCGGGAAACGGGCCAGGGGCTTCACCAGCAGGAGCAGGGCGTCGGGGGTGGGGCCGTGACGACAGACGGGCACCGCCGCTGGCTCTGGGGTGGAGGCCGGGGCGCGAGCTGAGCCCAgtgggcagcccctgggaggggcagggaagtgGGCTCCTCCCCAGAGGGGTCGCCACCCTGCCGAGCCCTCGTGGagccctgggcggggcggggggggcaggCTCGGGTGGCGGCCGCATGGCAGCAGGGGTCCAGGGTGCACTCGCGAAGCCTCCAGGCAGCCCCCAACGCCCGGGACTGCCCTGGGGAGAAGCGCCAAGGCAGGCCCTTCCCAGGTGCGCCCTGCACCCCGGTACGGCAGCCGTGCTGGTCCtcgccagccctgccctgcccccagcttgcCGACACCGCCCCACTCGGCAAGGCAGGAGAGGGTGCTGCACCCCTGTACCTCCGTGTCCCGACAGCAGGGCTGTGGCTAGGGTGCCCACCTGGGAACGTGGGCTGTGAGCCGTGAGGGCTGAGCTGCCGGGTGGTGTGGCCCAGGGGGCGGAGCCCAGGTCTCCTGACCCCGACCATGGCCTTCCCGCCTCTCCCACGCCGAGCCGGGGGCCCGGGCACACCTGCTTCGGCCCTGGGGGAGTCACCTGgctgcttgggggggggggccttcCTTACCGGCCCCGGACCTGTGGCACTCACCTGGGACTGGGAGAGGCGCTGTTAAGGAACCGGGTTACGCCCGGGTGGCCCCGCGGGGGCAGCCCCAGCAGACCTGGGGCACCTGTGCCaagcggcccccagcccccagccccaggcccggcTCAGGGAGGGATACAATCTTCTGCAGATCCGAGGGTgacttctgcctcagtttctccagctTTTCCAGTTGTTTGATCTCATGATTTCGGGCATgtttgaatttcttgatctccgCCTAAAGAAGAGAACAGAGCTGGTTCCCGAGGATCCCcccccccgagagacccggccccCGGTGCCCCGCGCTCACCCGGCTCTGCTTGATCTGCGCCCCGTAGAGCTTCAGGGGGTTGACAACCTTGGCTTCCAGCCTCTCCACCTGGGGGCATGCATGGGGCGGGCAGTCAGCCGGGCATGCCCGCCTGCGCCCCACAGCTGCCGCGCGAGTCAGGCccgaggaggggcaggggagcagaGCGCGCCTTCCCTCCGCCTGCAGGGTTGCGAGCACGCAGCCGGGGCACGGGGGCTGCCCCGCCTCCCAGCACCGGGGTGCAGCGCCGAACCTGGCGGAGGCTTGCTCTCACCTGTGAAGCAAGAGCACCCCTGTACCCCCTCGGGGTCTCCCGCCTGGCACCGAGCACCGTGAGGGTCGtctccagggagggaggaagggcggAGTGCGTGCCGAGCCCCTCCACgggccagccctcaccctgccctctgctgcccgccgtgcatgctgggaaaactgagccTCCTGGTGGgaacaggctggggctgggagcgaGCGCTGGGCAGACTGgacttccaccccacccccagcgccAAGGCCGTTCTCTGCCTTCACCGAGGCGTGAAGCTGGGAAggtgcagggggcgctgtggcccaggaatctgcatttctgGTGAGCCGTCAGGTGTGGCCACCGTGGGGCACCCAAGAGTAGCCAGTGTGTCCCAGGACCTTGAGAACAGGGTCCCCTGAAAATCCTGCCGGCTGCccctgctgcaggggctggggtcccccCACCCGAGTGCTCTCCTGGCgaccaccccctccctccctgcagacGACCACGTCGGGGTCCTTTGTCCCTGGAGAAGAAGCTAGCCTTTTTAAAAACCAGGAGCCACCTCTGGGGTGGCGAGGTCCAGGGAggcagcgccctctgctggtggGCCTTGGCGTTCCGTCTGCGGGCTGACTCCCGGCCTTGGCTCTGGGACAGGAGGATGCCGGGTGGGCAGGGAGCTGCCCAGGTCTGCGTGGCCAGCGGAGCGGCAGCTGTGTCGCCCTGCGGCCACCTGACTTGATGCCTCCCCGGTGCCCGGACCGTCCCGTTCTCTGGAGTTCACAGAGGGTGGCGCGCGTGCCAGGAGCCTTCTAACAATTCCCCCCGACACCCAGCCGTCCCCAGGATCTCTGTGCCCTCTCTGGGCCCTGGTGGGTGGGCCCGGGGACGCGCCTCCTGCCAGGGGTCTCCTGAGTCCCTTTGCCCCACCCGCCCCCTGCCCGACCACCACAACTGTCGTCCTATAGGTGGCGTGACCGCAGGGGACCCTTCGGGGTGTCCCGCTGGCATGGCCACTGCTCACCTGGGCCTGCCGGTAATCCTGTATTTTGGCCAGGTCCTCGGCGAAGTCCCTCAGGGTGGCCCGCAGCTCGGGGCTCTCGGTGTTGGCGAAGCCAATGAGCCACTTGACCAGCTGGTCGGCTTTGTCGCGCAGCCGCGCTGTCTTGCGCGTGTAGGCGGCCAGCAGCGAGCAGAGCTGTCCCAGGTACTTGTCGGCGTTGGCCACCATGGCTTCCATCACGCGGACCTGGCTGTCCCTGGGGAGGTGGGGCCGCGCTGGGCGGTGACGCCCCTGATGGGGGTGGGCACACAGGGGCCACTGCAGCTTGCGCCTGGTCCCTGGGGACAGCGCCAGGTACGTGGGGAATGGCGGGCAGGAGCCACACGTGGGCGTGGCTGCACACCTGGCCTTTGTCCTTGGAATCCATTGAAGGGCCTTTTGTGTCGCCGGTGGAGCCGCTCCGTGTGCCTGCCCACCGGGTCACAcgctctccctctgccctgcagggCTCTCTGACATGCGTGGCGGGGGAGGGTGGTGTTTCCCCCACACCATCCCCGACCTCCCGTCTcgtgtggcggggggggggggacagctgATGCTCCCTCCGCTCCCCAGTCACGGCTGCTGACCACGGTCCCCGTGCGCGGAGGCTGCTCGTGCCCTGGGCTTGGGCAAACGCCCCGCGTCGCCGTCTACTTCCCGGTCAGACCGGGTCCCGCTTGCTACCAGCCCTGACGCTGGGGCTCCGCCGCCTCCGCGGCCTTTGTcgctgtccctgcctctctctgtctgacccAAGACCCCTGAGCAGCCCCCCTCACCCCCCCGAGGCCGGAACCTGCGGCGCAGCTTTGTCTTCCTCCTGCCGAACCCTGACTGGGGTGGCACTTGCGGTAGCCGCGCCCTGGGCCTGAGTGCCGGCCTCACGTCTCAGCAGGATGTGCCACTGCCCCTTCAGCTGAGTCCTCGGACCCCATGACCCCCACGGCCAGCCAGGTGCAAactccaggccccacccccacccccggcttgtGAGCCTGAACCCGCGGGAGCGAGGCTGGCGGCTGCTTAAGATGCACACTGGGGGCTCCGGGCCCCTGCAGTGAGCTCGCCTCCCAGTGAGCAGGGGCTGCGACCACCGGGCACGGGTGGGGCGGGGCCATGGGGCCGGCCGCTGAGGTGGGAAGGGGGTTAGCCAGGTGGAGGCCACGGGGCCAGAGGCTCCAACCCAAGTGTCGGGCTGCAGCGGGTAACGCCCCTCTGGACCTGAGCTGCTCTCCCTGGgccttggggtggggggctggagtTGGGAGAGAGTCTgctcccccctgccccaccccagcagcccccCGCAACCTTCACGGTCTTGGCTGCACCAGGCCCCggaaccccaccccacctccctccgCCCCAGCCACGCTGGCGCAGGCACTCACCTGGAGAGCACGGGGTTCATTGTGACGGGTGGCGGCGGCTGGCCTGGTCACGGGAGCGAGGACAGGGCCCCAGGGGTCCCGGGCCCAGGAGAagcctggcagggctgggctcaggggaCGCGGCCACCTGGTTGCCAGGTGACAGCCAGGTGTGGGCGGAGCTGCAGGAAGTCGCCCAGGCAATGCCTCCCAGCGCCAGCCTCCCTGGACAGGGAGGCTGCCCAGCCTCGGCCGGCTCAGGGGCTCCAGGCCGCCCAGGCAGGGGTCCCGGAGAGCCCTCCTCACCCTGTGCAGGTGCGCGTTCTCGTGGGGCACAGGCTGGGGCTCCCTGGAATGTGGGGAGAAGGCACAGCGCCTCCACGCGGGATTCTGTCCCCCCGCCCCGGGACGAGGTTTTATGCCCAGCGCCGTCCGGCCGCGAGCCCACCCAGGGTCAGGCCGCCTCCTGATTGAGCGTGTGGCGGGGCAGCGGGGGGCGTCCATGGGGGGCGGTCCCTGGGAGGGAGTCAGCGTGCGCGTGGTCACGCAGGCAGCTCGGGCGTGATGGAGTGAGGCTCAGGTGCGTTGTGGGAAGGGCCGTGTGTAGCAGAgacggctgctctgcttccggtccGGCTCCcagctcatgcgcctgggaaagccgcggAGGACGGCACAGGCGCTCCGGCCCTGcacggtgtgggagacccggatggagcgcctggctcctggccggccCTGACCATTGCCGCCTccgaggagtgaatcagcggttgaagattctctctctctctgtcttcccttctcttgtgtaattcagcctttcaataaataaatagattaaaaagaaaaagagttcagGAGTGAGACAGAATGCAGTGAGCCGTCAGCCAAGCTAGACCAAGAACACACAGCTGACGGGCAGGTGGGCGGTCCGCGGGGCGGGAGCCGTCTGCCTTCAGCCCGGGCGTCCAAGTGGGGTCCCGCCGCgtctccttcccccaccctctcccgGACAAAGGACTTGCCGGGTGGGCGGCAGGTCAGAATCCTGCCGGGAGGTCACTCCCCAGTGCCATCCGCCAGGGTAGCCCAGGAGCGGGGCAGGAGGGCTCTCCTGGGAGCCCTCCCTGGGTGGGGGAAGGCAGAGACCACTGGGAAGGCTCTGGGAGAGGGCGGGACTTTGTAGCGTGAAACCCCGGGCGGCTTCCAGGCCGGGCCCCCTTGGCACACACAGGCGGATTTCTGTCTCCCTACCAGACAGGGGTGCTGAGCCCGTCGcccgccgtgtgtgtgtgtggaggggggggtgggctcagggcgggggaggggccgctgTGGGcgtcccagggctgctggggccgCTCAGCTCCTCCCTTCACCCACTGCTCCCTGCCAACCCCGAGCAGCGGAGACCCTGGCCCTTGGCAGGTGCACGCCCGGGTGTGCGTGGGGGAGGGGTCCTGCAGCCTGGCACGTGGTCGGGGGCACgcaagaaaagaaagagcaaaacCAGACGACGCAGGCACACGCAGGGGCGCTCACTGATTGGCTGTGCGTCTGACCGCGGGCTGCACCATACGTGCGAGAGGTCAGCCGTGACTGGCCTCGGGCCTCCGCCGCTGCCTCTGGGCGGGGTTGGGGGCTTTCACAGAGGAGATGCTTTCGTAAGTGTGTATAAAAGCGAGGAGCCTGGGGTCAGCTGAACACAGGTTCCAAGCCCggaccccagctctgctgtgcaACCTTTGCCGGGTCGCCTGACCTCTCTGGGCTCTGTCTTCTCCCGCCATAAAGCGGGATCCTGAGAGTAACGGGGCTGGGAAACTAggtctgtggggtggggtgggcttgGCCCTCACCCCACGGCCGTCATGCTGTGCACCGAGGTTCTCCGGTGACCTCTGGCCACCTCTCCCTTTGCACACACTGTGTGTTTCCTGATGTCCTGCCCAGTGCGTACACAGAACCCAGTCTTTGGGGTGGGCGCTGTGCCCCCTCCCAGGAGGTGGCTCCCTGCATACCCACAGGCCGCCGTGGTGCCGCACGGGGTCAGGCGCCGGCTGTCATGGGGCGGTCCGTGCCCCTCACCTTCTCAGTCCCCTTCCCTGCTGGGTCGAGCGGTGCCCCCAACACTGCGTGTCCACGCAGGACCTTGGACTGTGACCGTATTTGGAAACAAGGTCACGGGCAGCTGTGATTAGCCGAGCTGAGTCACACGGGAGCCGGctccagggactgctgtcctaaTAAGAAGAGGAAGCGGAGACACACCCAGGGAGGGGGGCAGAGCTGCGGCCACAGGGCCACCGGCCAAGGGAGCTGAGGATCTGGCCAGGCGGGGGCCCGCCCCCTGCTGCCGGAGGGATCGGCCCTGCCCACGCCCCGTCCCGTGCCGGCCtccgctgggggaggggaagtgtgCCGGCCTACGTCTGCAGCTTGGGGGATCTCACCAGAGCAGGCCCAGGACACGACTCTGGGGTCCAGAGAGAGCCCAGAGCCCCGAGAGCTGTGCTGGCGCGAGGCCACGAGGCCCTGCCTGGGGGGCACCCCCAGACCACGTGCCCTGGGCCCCACTGCGGCTGAGGTGGAACTTCATGGCCAGACGGGCCATGCACCAGGAATCCCCTTCGGCGCAGCTGCACCTGTAACCCAAGCCTGGCGGCTTCTCTGGAGACCCCATGCCTGCAAGCCCAGGAAGGGGGGAGGTCATGGGACCACCCGCCCTCAGCCGGCCCCGGGAAACACGCCCAGCACGCAGCATGTGCAGAAAAACCCGggaggaagccaggtggccacacggAGACCCCTGGTGGCCCGAGCGAGAAAGGCCAAGCGGGCGGTGCCGTCTCTGTAaggggggctgcaggggagggtgccctggggctgggaagggaccctcctgggggcaggcggggcggggggtaaAGGCCCAGCGGCTGGAGAGGTGCCGGTGCCCGCAGAGCCCGGGCTGCCACGCGGCGTCTCCCTGCTGGCCCCCGACCCCAGCCGCTCATCTGGCGCGGTCAGCAcgcctttgcttttatttctttattttttataaatattaaactgAACGGCCTCAGGCATTAAACacctcagtttaaaaaaaagatgtattttatttatttgagagcgtcACAGAGACAGACTTCTATCCGTgctctcactccccagatgctgcagcgGCCAGAccgggccaggcaggagccaggagccttttcgggtctctcacgcgggcacaggggcccaaggactaggaccGGCTTCCGCGGCCTTCCcgggggcatcagcagggagctggttcagaaatggagcagctgggactcgaacccgtgccagCCCAGCATTGCCGGTCGCAGTTAgacctgccacgccacaatgccggcccccatttatttgcctttttttttttttttttttttgacaggcagacttatttagagagagagagagagagagagagagagagagggaaaggtcttcctttttctgttggttcaccccccaatggctgctacggctggttcgctctggccagcgcaccatgctgatccgaaggcaggagccaggtgcttctcctggtctcccatggggtgcagggcccaaggatttgggccatcctccactgcactccctggccacagcagagagctggcctggaagaggggcaaccgggacagaatccggtgccctgaccaggactagaacccggtgtgccggcgccgcaggcggaagattagcctattgagctgtggtgccggccttatttatttgttttttaagcagCCTCACTACGTGGAGCCAGGAGGAAGGGGCCACAGTGGGCCGCGGCCGACCCCACTGCCAGGGGCTCACAGCCGTGCTGGGCCTCTGTGGCTTCCCTGGGGTCGGAGTCAGGCAGAGGCTCTGTCCTGGGGGGCCCGGGCCTGTGCTGAGCACCGgggc includes these proteins:
- the CIBAR2 gene encoding CBY1-interacting BAR domain-containing protein 2, yielding MNPVLSRDSQVRVMEAMVANADKYLGQLCSLLAAYTRKTARLRDKADQLVKWLIGFANTESPELRATLRDFAEDLAKIQDYRQAQVERLEAKVVNPLKLYGAQIKQSRAEIKKFKHARNHEIKQLEKLEKLRQKSPSDLQKISQAESSLQRASGDASRTTQQLQEAVDGFQGQKLRDLQRMLLDFVTVEMVFHAKAVEVYSGAVHTLQSYDVQRDLEDFRAKMWAAHGHSDGRPLPGTAPSPSLPWSRASQRPQDSTRSEREEAAAGEADSAEDSPEEGRG